In one Thermosipho ferrireducens genomic region, the following are encoded:
- a CDS encoding FAD-dependent oxidoreductase produces MKKNTTAEKDFFAPIKAWKFLFKKPVTIKVPYVKREAAERYRGFHINDWEKCIGCGTCAKICPTDAIKMEEIREIPQKYGEKPQRPVIDYGRCSFCAMCVDICTTGSLKMTREYVHISKDPEDFIFIPTEKGIHGIENVPIGWTRDENSDLLELERVEMEMLQGSERVKSFIEYVKGYSKEQAMHEAARCVECAICTDRCPEHMQIPEYIKSIWKDDLNEALRWLMKGKESENYFGANPFSGVCGRVCTHKCEEACSLNNRGEAIAIRWLKRYIVDNIPEEDYGKILDIKPSPKNKKVAIVGSGPAGLSAAYFLATMGYEVDVYESLGKPGGVMRYGIPSYRLPDEILDKDIAFIQALGVKIFVGVAVGKDIKFEELKEKYDAVFVSTGFSLGRSTGIPGTEHPDVVQALPLLREIRDYLRNGGAKPKVPKSLVVIGGGNVAMDVARSIARLQMQEYGKVDVKVTSLERNYEEMPADMEEIEEGLEEGVKFYPGWGPIKVKVENDKVIGVELKKCVQVFDENGKFSPQFNENEKTFLNGEMVVEAIGQAPDYSYLPEDIKNKIEFIRGRLLTNEYRQTSIKWLFAGGDIVNGPDIIHGVADGYWAARGIDEYLSQKKEG; encoded by the coding sequence ATGAAAAAGAATACAACCGCTGAAAAAGATTTTTTCGCTCCCATAAAAGCGTGGAAATTTTTGTTTAAAAAACCTGTCACTATAAAAGTTCCTTATGTAAAAAGAGAAGCAGCTGAACGATATAGAGGATTTCACATAAACGATTGGGAAAAATGTATAGGGTGTGGAACATGCGCAAAAATCTGTCCAACTGATGCTATAAAAATGGAAGAGATCCGTGAAATACCACAAAAGTATGGAGAAAAACCGCAGAGACCTGTAATCGATTATGGGCGTTGTTCTTTCTGCGCCATGTGTGTTGATATTTGTACCACAGGCTCTTTGAAAATGACCCGTGAATATGTACACATTTCCAAAGATCCTGAAGATTTTATATTCATCCCAACAGAAAAAGGTATTCACGGTATAGAAAATGTACCTATAGGGTGGACTCGAGATGAAAATTCTGATTTATTAGAACTTGAAAGAGTAGAAATGGAAATGCTTCAGGGCAGTGAAAGAGTTAAATCGTTTATAGAATACGTAAAAGGATACAGCAAAGAACAGGCCATGCATGAAGCTGCAAGATGTGTTGAGTGTGCCATTTGTACAGACAGATGTCCAGAACATATGCAAATACCTGAATATATAAAGTCTATATGGAAGGATGATCTGAACGAAGCGCTAAGGTGGCTAATGAAAGGTAAGGAGTCAGAGAATTATTTCGGAGCAAATCCATTTTCCGGAGTTTGTGGAAGAGTTTGTACTCACAAATGTGAAGAAGCCTGTTCTCTGAACAACAGAGGAGAAGCAATTGCTATAAGATGGTTAAAAAGATATATCGTAGATAATATTCCAGAAGAAGATTACGGAAAAATCCTCGATATCAAACCATCTCCTAAAAATAAAAAAGTCGCTATAGTGGGCTCAGGTCCAGCAGGATTATCTGCCGCATATTTTCTTGCAACAATGGGCTATGAGGTAGATGTTTACGAGTCTCTCGGAAAACCAGGTGGAGTAATGCGTTATGGTATTCCATCCTACAGATTGCCAGATGAAATTCTCGACAAAGACATCGCTTTTATCCAGGCGCTCGGTGTAAAAATTTTCGTTGGGGTGGCTGTGGGGAAAGACATAAAATTTGAAGAGCTTAAAGAAAAGTACGATGCGGTCTTTGTTTCCACAGGATTCAGTTTAGGAAGAAGTACAGGTATTCCTGGAACAGAACATCCAGATGTTGTTCAGGCACTTCCATTATTAAGAGAAATTAGAGATTATTTAAGAAACGGAGGCGCAAAACCAAAAGTCCCTAAGAGTCTTGTTGTAATAGGTGGTGGAAATGTCGCAATGGACGTTGCAAGATCAATTGCAAGACTTCAGATGCAGGAATACGGAAAAGTTGATGTTAAAGTAACATCGCTGGAAAGAAATTACGAAGAAATGCCTGCGGATATGGAAGAAATAGAGGAGGGTCTTGAAGAAGGAGTAAAATTCTATCCCGGTTGGGGTCCTATTAAAGTTAAGGTCGAAAATGACAAAGTTATTGGTGTAGAATTAAAAAAATGTGTGCAGGTATTCGATGAAAATGGTAAATTCAGTCCACAATTCAATGAAAACGAAAAAACATTTTTAAATGGAGAAATGGTAGTAGAAGCAATTGGTCAGGCACCAGACTATTCCTATTTACCTGAAGATATTAAAAATAAAATAGAGTTTATCCGGGGAAGACTGTTAACAAACGAGTATCGGCAAACTTCGATAAAATGGTTATTTGCTGGTGGCGATATTGTAAATGGACCAGATATTATTCATGGAGTAGCAGACGGATATTGGGCAGCAAGAGGAATAGATGAATACCTCTCACAAAAAAAGGAGGGATAA
- a CDS encoding NADH-quinone oxidoreductase subunit D yields the protein MGEVKFFFGPNHPGMHGNFSVHMYVEGDTVVRAKPVPGFLHRGFEKLMERRLWYQNLALVPRICVPEPDINEMCYAMGIEKLAGVEVPERAQWIRMIILELARIANHFMSFAGIGGPLGLYTGPFWGVADRDKILDIFESLTGARIYHMYIVPGGVRKDMPPKIQDMILKTLEYIESRLDDYDNIIFKNRIVHTRLKGIALLDRNTALEMGVTGIGIRATGVPYDIRKIDPYLFYDKVEFEVPVATEGDAYSRLRLKFLEIPQSIKIIKQALEKMPEGKVNVPISEGNALRFRVPKGQVYVHVEATRGEYGYFIVSDGGEKPYRVTIRGASYPQTLYGIEKYLPGTRIEDVPIWLDTMGICSPEVDR from the coding sequence ATGGGTGAAGTAAAATTCTTTTTTGGCCCAAATCATCCAGGAATGCATGGGAATTTCAGTGTGCATATGTATGTAGAAGGTGACACTGTGGTTCGTGCAAAACCAGTACCAGGCTTCCTCCACAGAGGTTTTGAAAAGCTTATGGAGAGAAGATTATGGTATCAAAATCTTGCACTTGTCCCAAGAATATGTGTTCCTGAGCCTGATATTAACGAAATGTGTTATGCTATGGGAATTGAAAAATTAGCAGGTGTTGAGGTACCTGAAAGAGCGCAATGGATAAGAATGATTATACTTGAACTTGCAAGAATAGCCAATCATTTTATGAGTTTTGCAGGAATTGGTGGCCCCCTTGGACTTTATACAGGACCTTTCTGGGGAGTCGCTGACAGAGACAAAATTCTTGATATTTTTGAAAGTTTAACAGGTGCCAGGATATATCACATGTACATAGTCCCTGGCGGAGTTAGAAAAGATATGCCTCCAAAAATTCAGGACATGATTCTTAAGACACTTGAATATATAGAATCAAGATTGGACGATTACGATAACATCATCTTTAAAAACAGAATAGTTCATACAAGGTTAAAAGGGATTGCTCTTTTAGATAGAAACACTGCACTTGAAATGGGAGTAACTGGAATAGGAATAAGAGCTACAGGAGTACCTTATGATATAAGAAAAATAGATCCATACCTATTCTATGACAAAGTTGAATTTGAAGTTCCTGTTGCTACTGAGGGTGATGCGTATTCACGGCTTAGATTAAAATTCCTTGAAATACCTCAAAGCATAAAAATTATCAAGCAAGCACTTGAAAAAATGCCAGAAGGCAAGGTAAATGTTCCTATAAGCGAAGGTAACGCTTTAAGATTTCGCGTGCCAAAAGGGCAGGTATACGTGCACGTTGAAGCTACGCGGGGCGAATATGGATACTTTATAGTATCAGATGGTGGCGAAAAACCATATAGAGTGACTATCAGAGGAGCTTCATATCCACAAACACTCTATGGTATAGAAAAGTATCTTCCAGGAACTCGAATAGAAGATGTACCTATATGGCTTGATACAATGGGAATTTGCTCCCCAGAAGTAGATAGATGA
- a CDS encoding NADH-quinone oxidoreductase subunit C: MTSSMNNALEKVKNAIKNVKIIEIDEREAKIEVESENTLPVLSILKGEGYFHLSLLTAVDWMEKNEFELIYILYSWNDGGKFIVSTKIDREKAEFVTVMHMWPVARFYERELHEFFGIKFAGNNDMKPLFLENWDDIPPLRKDFDPLEYSKKKFPEREYQKDIIHEAKIIRGDING, from the coding sequence ATGACGAGTTCCATGAATAACGCTCTGGAAAAGGTGAAAAATGCAATAAAAAACGTGAAAATTATTGAAATAGATGAACGAGAAGCAAAAATAGAAGTTGAATCTGAAAATACTCTTCCAGTTTTATCTATTTTAAAAGGTGAAGGGTACTTTCACCTTTCTTTACTAACTGCCGTAGACTGGATGGAAAAAAACGAATTTGAATTAATATACATCTTATATTCGTGGAATGACGGTGGAAAATTTATAGTATCTACAAAAATTGATAGAGAGAAAGCTGAATTTGTTACAGTGATGCATATGTGGCCTGTTGCAAGATTTTATGAAAGAGAACTTCACGAGTTTTTTGGGATTAAGTTTGCCGGAAACAACGATATGAAACCTTTATTTCTTGAAAATTGGGACGATATACCACCGCTAAGGAAAGATTTTGATCCACTTGAATATTCAAAGAAAAAATTCCCGGAAAGGGAGTATCAGAAAGATATTATTCATGAAGCTAAGATAATAAGAGGTGATATAAATGGGTGA
- a CDS encoding ferritin-like domain-containing protein → MSVKDILKLAEFFEIEGYKFYRSKKEELKSKLIKDVFSYLQEMEKEHTEYIRKLLKTFESSEKLPTNIFENTDENFFLNRFKSQKLDNVPYEDDIKDLSILRMAFLIEKDFVSYYNKAAESAEKINQLELREILIHLRNWEEGHANLIENLIKEIYTRKSLDLGFYPFER, encoded by the coding sequence ATGTCCGTAAAAGATATATTAAAGCTCGCTGAATTTTTTGAAATAGAAGGCTACAAATTCTACAGAAGTAAAAAAGAAGAGTTAAAAAGCAAATTAATAAAAGATGTATTTTCCTACTTACAGGAAATGGAAAAAGAACACACAGAATACATAAGAAAGCTTCTAAAAACTTTTGAAAGTTCAGAAAAACTTCCCACAAATATTTTCGAAAACACAGACGAAAACTTTTTCCTGAATAGATTTAAAAGTCAAAAACTTGACAATGTACCTTATGAAGACGATATTAAAGACCTTTCAATACTCAGAATGGCTTTTCTAATAGAAAAAGATTTTGTTTCATATTACAACAAAGCAGCTGAAAGCGCCGAAAAGATAAATCAGCTTGAACTAAGAGAAATATTAATTCATCTAAGAAACTGGGAAGAAGGACATGCAAATCTTATTGAAAATCTTATAAAAGAAATATACACCAGAAAGAGTTTGGATCTTGGTTTTTATCCATTTGAAAGGTAA